Below is a window of Streptomyces sp. WMMB303 DNA.
CGTCCGCGACCTGCGAGGAGCAGCCCATGCCGTTCGCCGCCATCACCTACGACATCAAGGCGGGTTACGAGAAGGAGATCTCGGAGATCTTCGGCAACTTCCGGCGGGTGAGCTCACCCGTCGTGCGGGACGGCGCGGGCGGCGAGACCGCGCGCATCCTGTCGACCGCGGTCTTCATCCGGGACGCCACGATGGTGCGGGTCATCGAGTACGAGGGCGACCTGGACGCCGTCGCCCGCCACATGGCCACCCAGCCCGGGGTGCGGGAGGTGGAGGAGAAGCTGGCCCCCTACCTGTCCCGGCCCCGTACGACCGACACCGTCGAGGGCTTCGTCGCCACGTTCCGCCGCTCCCTGCTGACCTGCATGGCGCAGATGTCGGTCCGGGACCTCCCCGCCGCCTGACCCGGCCGCCCGGGACCTGCTTCGGCCCGCATGCGGCCCACACGACGTACGAGACGTACGAGACGTACAACGGGAGGAACTCTCCGTGCCCACACGCAGAAACCTGCTCCGGGCCGCCAC
It encodes the following:
- a CDS encoding SchA/CurD-like domain-containing protein, encoding MPFAAITYDIKAGYEKEISEIFGNFRRVSSPVVRDGAGGETARILSTAVFIRDATMVRVIEYEGDLDAVARHMATQPGVREVEEKLAPYLSRPRTTDTVEGFVATFRRSLLTCMAQMSVRDLPAA